Proteins from a genomic interval of Pseudoalteromonas sp. MEBiC 03607:
- a CDS encoding alpha/beta hydrolase: MLNIKKAALMLALTLSGQTAFANQTETLFDTERARHIPVTITAADSKCTINKKCPVAFIGAGYGMAHTDYQFAQQAFHQHGYLTVEVAHELKGDPSLNPEPPYMTTRMENWHRGVQTLEFLATELAKRYPAYDFNQLTLFGHSNGGDIAALYAAIYPAKVSKLITLDHRRMLIPRNKNIAVLTLRGSDYPADDNVLLTPQELAVYLVTQIKLKDSRHNDMYDGGPKALVACMSKELNAFLSRY; encoded by the coding sequence ATGTTAAATATTAAAAAGGCGGCGCTAATGCTCGCGTTAACCCTTAGCGGGCAAACAGCCTTTGCAAATCAAACTGAGACACTGTTTGATACTGAGCGGGCACGCCATATTCCGGTGACCATTACAGCAGCCGATAGCAAATGCACGATAAATAAAAAGTGCCCCGTGGCGTTTATTGGGGCAGGCTATGGTATGGCACATACAGACTATCAATTTGCCCAGCAGGCCTTTCATCAGCATGGTTATTTAACGGTTGAAGTTGCTCATGAGTTAAAAGGTGATCCGAGTTTAAACCCTGAGCCACCCTACATGACCACACGCATGGAAAACTGGCACCGTGGTGTACAAACCCTTGAGTTTTTAGCTACAGAGCTTGCAAAGCGATATCCTGCGTATGACTTTAATCAGCTCACTTTATTTGGTCACTCAAATGGAGGTGATATTGCAGCATTATATGCCGCTATTTATCCCGCTAAGGTGTCTAAGCTGATCACCCTTGATCATCGCCGTATGCTGATCCCGCGAAACAAAAATATTGCTGTACTGACACTACGCGGTAGCGATTACCCAGCAGATGACAACGTATTGCTAACGCCGCAAGAGCTCGCTGTATACCTCGTGACGCAAATTAAGCTTAAAGATTCGCGCCATAACGATATGTATGATGGTGGCCCAAAAGCGCTTGTAGCATGTATGAGTAAAGAACTTAACGCGTTTTTATCTCGCTATTGA
- a CDS encoding IS3 family transposase (programmed frameshift) — MKVKPYRKHSLEFKIKVVQESLDTTDTVKMVANKYGIHPDMLSSWRSHMTSKKKTAKPLKNQGPDKSYTDLERQIRKLEKQLEDAQLENDVFKKGEGLLRQPKRIRFEYIHKVTDAKRTVKKLCSWLSVSPAGYYKWLKQLPSTRQKENSSLLKFLKYVSDQEHCIPGYRKLWEAAVAHGFDCSKGRVQRLLQSVGYRSKSGKRRYTSRSKKEGTIKASNLLRRQFNVDAVNTVWVSDITQVRCKDGWQYLCVILDLYSRKVVGWVTSSINNAELVIKTLRKAWSARKPDGSNLLFHSDQGAQYVAKETVKWLTNRGVTVSMSRKGNCWDNACSESFFAQYKKEWIKNLNELSRSEMTTQTYFYIEKYYNSVRRHGTLGYKSPMQYEQVN; from the exons ATGAAAGTAAAACCATATCGTAAACATTCGCTCGAATTTAAAATAAAAGTCGTTCAAGAGTCGTTAGACACCACAGATACAGTTAAGATGGTCGCTAATAAGTACGGTATTCATCCTGACATGCTATCAAGTTGGAGAAGTCACATGACCTCGAAAAAGAAAACGGCAAAGCCACTAAAGAACCAAGGCCCTGACAAATCATACACAGATTTAGAACGCCAAATTCGCAAGCTTGAGAAGCAACTCGAAGATGCTCAGTTGGAGAATGACGTTT TTAAAAAAGGCGAAGGTCTACTTCGACAGCCTAAAAGAATAAGGTTCGAATATATCCACAAGGTCACAGACGCCAAACGCACAGTGAAGAAGTTGTGCAGCTGGTTATCTGTGTCGCCGGCTGGATACTATAAATGGTTAAAGCAATTACCTAGCACACGCCAGAAAGAAAACAGTTCGTTACTGAAATTTCTAAAGTATGTCAGCGACCAAGAGCACTGTATTCCTGGTTATAGGAAGCTCTGGGAGGCAGCGGTAGCACATGGTTTTGATTGCAGTAAAGGGCGTGTGCAGAGACTATTACAAAGCGTTGGCTATCGTTCAAAGTCAGGTAAAAGACGCTATACAAGCCGCTCGAAGAAAGAAGGTACAATCAAAGCGAGTAATTTATTACGGCGCCAGTTTAATGTTGATGCAGTAAATACCGTGTGGGTATCAGATATCACACAAGTACGCTGTAAAGATGGTTGGCAGTATTTATGCGTCATCCTTGACTTGTACTCTCGTAAGGTTGTTGGCTGGGTAACAAGCAGTATAAACAACGCCGAGTTAGTTATTAAAACACTGAGAAAAGCATGGTCAGCACGTAAACCTGATGGTTCGAACTTGCTCTTTCATTCAGACCAAGGAGCTCAGTATGTCGCAAAGGAAACAGTGAAGTGGTTAACTAATAGAGGTGTCACAGTGAGTATGTCTAGAAAAGGCAACTGCTGGGATAACGCATGCTCAGAAAGCTTCTTCGCGCAGTATAAAAAGGAGTGGATAAAGAATTTAAATGAACTGAGTCGTAGTGAAATGACAACACAAACGTATTTTTATATTGAAAAATACTACAACTCAGTAAGAAGGCATGGCACCCTAGGGTATAAAAGTCCCATGCAGTACGAACAAGTTAATTAA
- a CDS encoding GNAT family protein gives MNLSPITLEGQFVKLVPLTLEHRDALVNAATDGKLWELWFTSVPNEERVDDYLSMAFEQQSLGRALPFAVIDKHTDEVIGSTRFCNIDSKNRRLEIGYTWYAKRFQRTGVNTECKKLLLSYAFETLNVIAVEFRTHWHNQASRNAIARLGAKQDGVLRNHQIMADGCVRDTVVFSIIDGEWPMVKRSLEFKLGQS, from the coding sequence ATGAATTTAAGTCCCATCACCTTGGAAGGTCAATTTGTTAAATTAGTGCCGTTAACGCTTGAGCATCGCGATGCTTTAGTAAACGCCGCTACGGATGGAAAGCTTTGGGAGCTTTGGTTTACCTCGGTGCCCAATGAAGAACGTGTTGACGATTATTTAAGCATGGCGTTTGAACAACAGTCACTTGGTCGCGCATTACCATTTGCTGTTATCGATAAACACACCGATGAGGTGATAGGCTCAACTCGCTTTTGTAATATCGACAGTAAAAACCGCCGTTTAGAAATTGGCTACACCTGGTATGCCAAGCGCTTTCAGCGAACTGGGGTTAATACTGAGTGTAAAAAACTGCTACTGAGTTATGCATTTGAAACGCTTAATGTGATTGCTGTTGAGTTTCGTACCCATTGGCATAATCAAGCTTCGCGCAATGCCATTGCTCGCTTAGGGGCGAAACAAGATGGGGTGCTTCGTAATCACCAAATAATGGCCGATGGCTGCGTCCGCGATACTGTGGTGTTTTCAATTATTGATGGTGAGTGGCCGATGGTTAAACGTAGTTTAGAATTCAAATTAGGGCAGTCATAG
- a CDS encoding YgjP-like metallopeptidase domain-containing protein: MKDYSRYFQGYPPHIIEQVLQLFNGDRAAKYLKGKYPDAHSITSDKALYNYATELKKRYLKNALPFGRAAFKKQGDMVTNALGTHTFRMQGKTRKHDLAINSDLLRAPEPLLKALVVHELAHFKEKDHNKAFYQLCCHMEPQYHQLELDLRIFSVLVGEGKNPY; the protein is encoded by the coding sequence ATGAAAGATTACAGCCGTTATTTTCAAGGTTACCCGCCGCACATCATTGAGCAAGTGTTACAGCTATTTAATGGCGACAGAGCCGCAAAATACCTTAAAGGCAAATACCCTGATGCGCATAGCATTACCAGCGATAAAGCTTTATACAATTACGCCACTGAACTAAAAAAGCGCTACCTTAAAAATGCCCTGCCTTTTGGCCGTGCCGCATTCAAAAAACAAGGCGATATGGTCACAAATGCCTTAGGGACCCATACTTTTCGTATGCAAGGTAAAACCCGAAAACACGACCTTGCCATTAATAGCGACCTACTTCGCGCACCTGAGCCACTACTCAAAGCACTCGTCGTACACGAGCTAGCCCATTTTAAAGAAAAAGACCACAACAAAGCCTTCTATCAACTTTGCTGCCACATGGAGCCGCAATACCATCAACTAGAACTGGATTTAAGAATATTCAGTGTGCTGGTAGGTGAAGGGAAAAATCCGTATTAA
- the aspS gene encoding aspartate--tRNA ligase: protein MRSIYCGQLNKSHVDQEVELCGWINKRRDLGGLIFVDLRDREGLVQVVFDPEVEGLMDTANKLRQEFCVQLKGVVRARPESQVNKDMATGEVEILGTSLTIINRSEPLPLDFNQQNSEERRLKYRYLDLRRLEMSDRIKLRAKASSFVRRFLDDNGFLDIETPVLTKATPEGARDYLVPSRVHKGSFYALPQSPQLFKQLLMMSGFDRYYQIVKCFRDEDLRADRQPEFTQIDLETSFMSSDQVRAMTEKMIREMWQSLLDVDLGDFPVMPYSEAMRLYGSDKPDLRNPMQLVDVADLVKDVEFKVFSGPANDEKGRVAVLTVPGGAELSRKQIDDYTKFIGIYGAKGLAWMKVNDRAAGVEGVQSPIAKFLNEEVINQLLERTNAQSGDIILFGADKRNVVNEAMGALRLKIGVDLGITDLDSWKPLWVVDFPMFEEDDEGTLHAVHHPFTAPKGISPEELEANPAGALSDAYDMVLNGYEVGGGSVRIHNAEMQETAFRILGIEAQEQQDKFGFLLDALKYGTPPHAGLAFGLDRLVMLLCGTDNIRDVIAFPKTTQASCLLTDAPSKANADALTELAIDVVAKDAE from the coding sequence ATGCGCTCTATATATTGCGGACAGCTAAATAAATCTCACGTAGATCAAGAAGTTGAACTATGTGGTTGGATCAACAAACGCCGTGACCTTGGTGGCCTTATCTTCGTCGATTTACGTGACAGAGAAGGTTTAGTACAAGTTGTTTTTGATCCTGAAGTAGAAGGATTAATGGATACTGCGAATAAACTACGTCAAGAGTTTTGTGTGCAGTTAAAAGGTGTTGTTCGCGCACGCCCTGAAAGCCAAGTAAATAAAGACATGGCAACAGGTGAAGTTGAAATTTTAGGCACAAGCTTAACTATCATCAACCGTTCAGAGCCATTACCACTTGATTTTAATCAGCAAAACTCTGAAGAGCGCCGCTTAAAATACCGTTACCTAGATTTACGTCGTCTTGAAATGAGCGACCGTATCAAACTTCGTGCAAAAGCGAGCAGCTTTGTGCGTCGTTTCTTAGATGACAACGGTTTCTTAGATATCGAAACACCGGTACTGACAAAAGCTACACCAGAAGGTGCGCGTGACTACTTAGTACCTAGCCGTGTTCACAAAGGTAGCTTCTATGCTTTACCTCAGTCACCACAGTTATTTAAACAATTATTAATGATGTCGGGTTTTGACCGTTACTATCAAATTGTTAAATGTTTCCGTGACGAAGACTTACGTGCTGACCGTCAGCCAGAATTCACACAAATCGATTTAGAGACATCATTCATGAGCTCTGATCAAGTGCGTGCAATGACTGAGAAAATGATCCGCGAAATGTGGCAATCATTACTAGACGTTGACTTAGGCGACTTCCCAGTTATGCCTTACAGCGAAGCAATGCGTTTATATGGTTCTGATAAACCAGACCTACGTAACCCAATGCAGCTTGTTGACGTTGCTGATTTAGTAAAAGACGTTGAGTTTAAAGTATTCTCTGGTCCTGCTAATGACGAAAAAGGCCGTGTTGCGGTATTAACTGTACCAGGCGGTGCTGAGCTTTCTCGTAAACAAATCGATGATTACACTAAATTCATCGGTATCTATGGCGCGAAAGGCCTAGCATGGATGAAAGTTAACGACCGTGCTGCGGGCGTTGAAGGTGTGCAATCACCAATCGCTAAGTTCCTAAACGAAGAAGTGATCAACCAATTACTTGAGCGTACTAACGCACAATCTGGCGACATCATTTTATTCGGTGCTGACAAGCGCAACGTTGTAAACGAAGCAATGGGTGCGCTACGTCTTAAGATTGGTGTTGATTTAGGCATTACTGATCTAGATAGCTGGAAACCTTTATGGGTTGTTGACTTCCCAATGTTCGAAGAAGATGACGAAGGTACATTGCATGCGGTTCACCACCCATTCACTGCACCGAAAGGTATTTCTCCTGAAGAGCTTGAAGCAAACCCAGCTGGTGCACTATCAGATGCATACGACATGGTATTAAACGGCTACGAAGTTGGTGGTGGTTCGGTACGTATTCACAATGCAGAAATGCAAGAAACAGCATTCAGAATTTTAGGTATCGAAGCGCAAGAGCAACAAGACAAGTTTGGTTTCTTACTTGATGCACTTAAATACGGTACGCCACCGCATGCAGGTCTTGCGTTTGGTCTTGACCGCTTAGTTATGTTGTTATGCGGTACTGATAACATTCGTGACGTTATTGCTTTCCCTAAAACAACTCAAGCATCATGTTTATTAACAGATGCACCAAGCAAAGCAAATGCAGATGCATTAACTGAGCTTGCAATTGATGTTGTAGCGAAAGACGCTGAATAA
- a CDS encoding DUF3334 family protein, producing the protein MTKSKVISTEDILSTLCHSVTGVLSSASGNSISYSAMVQKITRTCMRPDIGCFVLFDGGFTGLVVTNFTAQAAMEIYHDYMRNMGMPEDEIAQSHLSDDVANVLGELMNQIVGDFTSKVRDQLHTSITQNQPKMMAINKQVQISVDTTMDRPQARRVTFTTAKQNIFYLELAMDKTEFIKLHDFDISEAVDPDDIIENEAKQKAEKQKASSQADDADDDFMAELGL; encoded by the coding sequence ATGACAAAAAGCAAAGTGATTAGTACAGAAGATATCTTATCAACTCTGTGTCATTCAGTGACTGGAGTTCTGTCTTCAGCAAGTGGTAATAGTATTAGTTATTCTGCCATGGTACAAAAAATAACCCGCACCTGTATGCGCCCAGATATTGGCTGTTTTGTATTGTTCGATGGTGGTTTTACTGGCCTTGTGGTAACAAACTTCACAGCCCAAGCAGCCATGGAAATCTACCATGACTATATGCGCAACATGGGTATGCCAGAAGACGAAATTGCACAAAGCCATTTATCAGATGATGTGGCAAACGTACTCGGCGAGCTGATGAACCAAATCGTTGGTGACTTTACGTCAAAAGTACGCGACCAGTTGCATACTTCTATCACGCAAAACCAACCTAAGATGATGGCGATTAATAAACAGGTGCAAATCTCTGTTGATACCACCATGGATAGACCACAAGCACGCCGTGTGACCTTCACTACAGCGAAGCAAAATATCTTCTATCTAGAGCTTGCAATGGATAAAACTGAATTTATCAAACTACATGATTTTGATATTTCAGAAGCCGTTGACCCAGATGACATCATCGAAAACGAAGCTAAACAAAAAGCTGAAAAGCAAAAAGCATCATCACAAGCAGACGATGCCGATGATGATTTTATGGCAGAACTTGGTTTGTAA
- the cmoB gene encoding tRNA 5-methoxyuridine(34)/uridine 5-oxyacetic acid(34) synthase CmoB translates to MSQWFNQFYAAIAQSPLSHWLETLPGQLKHWELEAGHGDLPKWQKVLKNLPEVSTNHVNLQDKVQIGTGDELSEGQQKQLTHLLKRMMPWRKGPFSLHGIEIDTEWRSDWKWDRLLPHIEPLKGRTVLDIGCGSGYHLWRMRGEGANFVVGIDPSDLFLCQFQAIKHYHQDENVHLLPLGVEALPELKAFDTVFSMGVLYHRRSPIDFLAQLKAQLRPGGELVLETLVVEGDEHTVLVPTDRYAKMRNVWFIPSTAALKLWMERVGFKDVQVKDCAITTLEEQRKTQWMENESLVDFLDPNDTSKTIEGYPAPLRAILTAKA, encoded by the coding sequence ATGTCTCAATGGTTTAACCAATTTTACGCTGCGATTGCACAAAGCCCGCTTAGCCACTGGCTCGAAACTTTGCCAGGTCAATTAAAGCACTGGGAACTAGAAGCCGGCCACGGCGATTTACCTAAATGGCAAAAAGTGCTGAAAAACTTACCTGAGGTAAGCACAAACCATGTAAACCTGCAGGATAAAGTACAAATCGGTACCGGTGATGAGCTATCTGAAGGTCAGCAAAAACAGTTAACGCATTTATTAAAGCGCATGATGCCATGGCGTAAAGGGCCATTTAGCTTACACGGTATCGAGATTGATACTGAGTGGCGCAGTGATTGGAAATGGGATCGTTTACTGCCTCATATTGAACCGTTAAAAGGCCGCACTGTGCTTGATATTGGTTGTGGTTCAGGTTATCACTTGTGGCGCATGCGCGGTGAAGGCGCAAATTTTGTGGTGGGTATCGATCCATCTGATTTATTCTTATGCCAATTTCAAGCGATAAAGCATTATCACCAAGATGAAAACGTGCATTTATTGCCATTAGGTGTTGAAGCTCTGCCAGAGCTAAAAGCATTTGATACGGTATTTTCGATGGGTGTTTTATATCATCGTCGTTCACCAATCGACTTTTTAGCGCAATTAAAAGCGCAGCTTCGTCCTGGCGGTGAGTTAGTCCTTGAAACACTGGTTGTTGAAGGTGATGAGCACACAGTTTTAGTGCCAACCGACCGTTATGCAAAAATGCGTAATGTGTGGTTTATCCCAAGCACCGCGGCATTAAAACTATGGATGGAGCGCGTTGGCTTTAAAGATGTACAAGTTAAAGACTGTGCAATCACAACGCTTGAAGAACAACGTAAAACCCAGTGGATGGAAAACGAATCATTGGTCGACTTTTTAGACCCAAATGACACTAGCAAAACCATTGAAGGTTACCCAGCCCCCCTACGCGCTATTTTAACTGCGAAAGCTTAA
- a CDS encoding DUF5924 family protein, giving the protein MNYLKNFITKFVFMMQKRPGLMAVLAFCSGVASYVFVERKESFSQLISILLLVTWLWLLIDNWLRDKVEERFGVAVSPNVMRFALQVVQQESLFFALPFFLAVTTWDHGQAAFTALIILCAFVSVVDPLYYKKLARHSVWFSVFHSFSLFVVLSVTLPILLKLTTSQSFEIALITAVILTVPSLGNLMPNAKWWRFPLLVLLLCTLGVGLWQLRSFVPPAALRLTDMSMSYQLDEQARKPLSPITELTEQSLHEKGLYSFSAVKAPLGLNEKIFHVWVHNRKEVDRIALDISGGRKEGYRAWSHKTNFPANAAGKWVVKVVTESGQLIGQRRFEVTDV; this is encoded by the coding sequence ATGAATTACTTAAAAAACTTTATAACTAAATTTGTTTTCATGATGCAGAAGCGGCCGGGGTTGATGGCGGTGTTGGCTTTTTGCAGTGGTGTAGCAAGCTATGTCTTTGTTGAGCGAAAAGAATCGTTTTCGCAACTTATCTCTATTTTATTATTAGTCACTTGGTTATGGTTGTTAATAGATAACTGGCTAAGAGATAAAGTAGAGGAGCGTTTTGGTGTGGCGGTGTCGCCCAACGTGATGCGCTTTGCGCTGCAAGTTGTGCAGCAAGAAAGTTTGTTTTTTGCTTTACCATTTTTCTTGGCGGTGACTACTTGGGACCATGGTCAGGCCGCGTTTACCGCTTTAATTATTCTTTGCGCGTTCGTTTCTGTTGTTGACCCCCTCTATTATAAAAAGCTTGCAAGGCACAGTGTGTGGTTTAGTGTGTTTCATAGCTTTTCTTTGTTTGTCGTGCTGTCGGTTACCTTGCCTATTTTATTAAAGTTAACGACCAGCCAAAGTTTTGAAATTGCACTGATAACAGCGGTTATTTTAACTGTCCCTAGTCTTGGCAATTTGATGCCCAATGCGAAATGGTGGCGTTTTCCGTTGTTGGTGTTATTGCTTTGTACATTAGGTGTTGGGCTTTGGCAATTGCGTAGCTTTGTGCCACCTGCGGCACTGCGTTTAACGGATATGAGCATGTCGTATCAGCTTGATGAACAAGCCCGTAAACCGCTTTCGCCAATAACAGAACTCACCGAGCAGAGCTTGCATGAAAAAGGTCTATATAGTTTTAGTGCAGTTAAAGCACCGCTAGGGCTAAATGAAAAAATCTTTCATGTTTGGGTGCATAATCGTAAAGAAGTTGACCGCATAGCCTTGGATATTTCTGGTGGTCGTAAAGAGGGTTATCGAGCGTGGAGCCATAAAACGAATTTCCCTGCTAATGCTGCAGGGAAATGGGTCGTTAAAGTGGTTACCGAGTCTGGGCAGCTGATAGGGCAAAGAAGATTTGAGGTTACTGATGTCTAG
- a CDS encoding MBL fold metallo-hydrolase → MFKRLQILLFSALILVTNQAICAEQANYKVENIKDNVYRFSAGHYHSAFMIVDNLALVTDPINSDAAKYLKSYIKKTFNAEIKFMLYSHSHVDHAMGGNELIDNNTTVVAHQFAADDLKLNKVPTALPDLTFTDTLKIELGDSYVLLNYYGPNNGRGNVSMRFMPANVLYVVDWIVLGRMPYKNLIGYDINGMLHSTKAVLNEPAFAAFIGGHADTGNRDDVVSYLHYIQDLHAAVRDGMLKGKNLATLQKEINLPKYSHLKMYHQWLPLNIEGVYNNLVEMGYYNFRSDIDAQF, encoded by the coding sequence ATGTTCAAAAGGCTGCAAATCTTACTTTTCAGTGCGCTGATACTCGTTACCAACCAGGCCATCTGTGCAGAACAAGCCAACTATAAAGTCGAAAATATTAAAGACAACGTATATCGCTTTAGTGCTGGCCATTACCACAGCGCTTTTATGATTGTTGATAACCTTGCCTTAGTGACTGATCCTATCAATAGCGATGCCGCAAAATACTTAAAAAGCTATATCAAGAAAACCTTTAATGCCGAAATCAAATTTATGCTGTACAGCCATAGCCATGTTGACCATGCAATGGGCGGTAATGAGCTAATCGATAACAACACTACGGTCGTTGCTCACCAGTTTGCAGCTGATGACCTTAAATTAAATAAAGTGCCTACTGCCCTACCTGATCTTACATTTACCGATACACTCAAAATCGAATTAGGTGATAGTTACGTGCTTCTTAATTACTACGGGCCAAATAATGGGCGCGGCAATGTCAGTATGCGTTTTATGCCTGCCAATGTACTTTATGTTGTTGATTGGATTGTGCTTGGCCGCATGCCATATAAAAACCTGATTGGTTACGATATTAACGGCATGCTGCATTCAACCAAAGCGGTGCTAAATGAACCTGCGTTTGCTGCATTTATAGGTGGCCATGCAGATACTGGCAACCGCGATGATGTTGTCTCGTACTTACACTATATTCAAGACTTACACGCTGCCGTTCGAGATGGCATGTTAAAAGGTAAAAATCTTGCGACCTTACAAAAAGAAATAAACTTACCTAAATACAGCCATTTAAAAATGTACCATCAATGGCTACCACTGAATATTGAGGGTGTGTATAACAACCTTGTCGAGATGGGCTATTATAATTTTCGCAGCGATATTGATGCTCAGTTTTAA
- a CDS encoding pentapeptide repeat-containing protein — protein MIASHSLYFEHTFELNLAGQTFSHCEFEQCEFIDCDFSNSQFENCRFIECEFKNCNLAALGLRYTSLEEVSFKQCKLTSVRFTDVDWPLLASRAPVSFIGCELSHSSFFELSLKALKMRSCFAKDVDFRHADLSSADFTDTDFRDSLFQQTNLSKANFIGASHFAIDITANNISKAKFERYAALDLLAGLDIELVD, from the coding sequence GTGATCGCAAGCCATTCGCTTTATTTTGAACACACTTTTGAATTAAACCTAGCAGGGCAAACATTTTCACATTGTGAATTTGAGCAATGTGAATTTATCGACTGTGACTTTAGCAATAGCCAGTTTGAAAACTGCCGGTTCATAGAATGCGAGTTTAAAAACTGCAATTTAGCTGCACTTGGGCTTAGGTACACCTCACTCGAAGAGGTGAGCTTTAAACAGTGTAAATTAACCAGTGTGCGCTTTACTGATGTTGATTGGCCGTTACTTGCCAGCCGTGCCCCTGTGAGTTTTATTGGCTGTGAACTAAGCCATAGTAGCTTTTTTGAGCTTAGTTTAAAGGCTTTAAAAATGCGCAGCTGTTTTGCCAAAGATGTTGATTTTAGACATGCGGATTTATCATCTGCTGATTTTACTGATACTGATTTTCGTGACAGCTTGTTTCAACAAACCAACCTCAGTAAAGCTAATTTTATTGGTGCCAGCCACTTCGCCATTGATATAACAGCTAACAATATCAGTAAGGCCAAATTTGAGCGTTATGCAGCTCTGGATTTATTAGCAGGGCTCGATATAGAGCTGGTGGATTAA
- the cmoA gene encoding carboxy-S-adenosyl-L-methionine synthase CmoA, with amino-acid sequence MTQKDSIYATEQAVKDFSFDQHVVEVFPDMIQRSVPGYATIVSTIGKLAGEYAQSNSNLYDLGCSLGAVTLSMRRNIRTDNCNIIAVDNSEAMVERCKLHLQGFRSDVPVTVTLGDINDLAIENASVVAMNFTLQFIPPEKRQAVLEKIYANLKPGGVLLLSEKIRGENEQCDNLLIDLHHDFKRHNGYSELEISQKRTAIENVMRPDHLSTHLNRLSEIGFSQTQVWYQCFNFCSMIAIK; translated from the coding sequence GTGACGCAAAAAGACAGTATTTATGCCACTGAGCAAGCGGTTAAAGACTTTAGCTTTGACCAACATGTAGTAGAAGTTTTTCCAGATATGATCCAGCGCTCGGTGCCAGGTTACGCAACCATTGTTAGCACCATAGGTAAACTGGCTGGCGAATACGCGCAAAGTAATTCAAACCTATACGACTTAGGCTGTTCACTTGGTGCAGTAACGTTAAGTATGCGCCGTAATATTCGCACCGATAACTGTAATATTATTGCCGTTGATAACTCAGAAGCGATGGTTGAGCGTTGTAAATTACATTTACAAGGTTTTCGCTCTGACGTGCCAGTCACTGTCACGCTGGGTGATATAAACGATTTAGCCATCGAGAATGCCTCTGTGGTGGCGATGAACTTTACACTACAGTTTATTCCACCTGAAAAGCGCCAAGCGGTGCTTGAAAAGATTTACGCAAATTTAAAACCAGGCGGCGTTTTGCTGCTGAGCGAAAAAATTAGGGGTGAAAATGAGCAATGCGATAATTTGCTCATTGATTTACATCATGATTTTAAACGTCATAACGGCTATTCAGAGCTTGAGATCAGCCAAAAGCGCACAGCTATCGAAAATGTCATGCGCCCTGATCATTTATCTACCCACTTAAACCGATTAAGTGAAATTGGTTTTAGCCAAACGCAAGTGTGGTATCAATGTTTTAACTTCTGCTCGATGATTGCAATCAAGTAA
- a CDS encoding DUF72 domain-containing protein — protein MLYLGCPQWSSTAWKGNLLSSHCKSADMLSEYAQCFNSVEGNTSFYADPSHESLVRWHDAVPEDFKFTFKFHRRFSHELQLTNITSELNAWLNLFEPIFAKTGQIMLQLPRAFGPDALPLLANFIAQLPKQLSYGVEVRHPGFFNKDDAEIRLNQLLIENNIDRISMDTRSLFAVPADTDALIDAQKKKPYLPVHAIATGNQPMLRFVIASLEHEYKSYYQPWLKKVKQWLDEGKSPYLFFHTADNRQSPLLARQFCKDLGYNHPVLAPFIGEREASQSSLF, from the coding sequence ATGCTGTACTTAGGTTGTCCGCAGTGGTCTAGCACCGCATGGAAAGGAAATTTGCTCTCTAGTCACTGTAAAAGCGCCGATATGCTCAGTGAGTATGCGCAATGCTTTAATTCAGTCGAGGGCAACACCAGTTTTTATGCTGACCCAAGTCATGAGTCACTAGTGCGCTGGCATGATGCGGTACCTGAAGACTTTAAATTTACTTTTAAGTTTCATCGGCGTTTTAGTCACGAATTACAACTGACGAATATAACTAGTGAGCTTAATGCGTGGCTAAACTTATTTGAGCCAATTTTTGCTAAAACGGGGCAAATCATGTTACAGCTACCCCGCGCCTTTGGTCCTGATGCCCTACCCCTTCTTGCTAATTTTATTGCACAACTACCTAAACAACTTAGTTACGGTGTAGAAGTACGTCACCCCGGCTTCTTTAATAAAGATGATGCTGAAATTCGTTTAAATCAGCTATTAATTGAAAATAATATAGATCGCATCAGCATGGATACCCGCTCTTTGTTTGCTGTTCCCGCCGATACCGATGCACTCATTGATGCGCAAAAGAAAAAGCCTTATTTACCTGTGCATGCCATTGCAACAGGAAATCAGCCTATGCTGCGCTTTGTGATTGCCAGTCTTGAACATGAATACAAGTCGTATTACCAGCCATGGCTGAAAAAAGTAAAGCAATGGCTTGATGAAGGAAAATCACCCTATTTGTTTTTTCATACCGCAGATAATCGCCAGTCACCACTTTTAGCAAGACAGTTTTGCAAAGATTTAGGTTACAATCACCCCGTGCTTGCACCTTTTATAGGTGAACGCGAAGCAAGCCAAAGCAGTTTATTTTAG